CTAAAGAGAGTGGAGAAAAAATTGTAAATGGAAAATATTATGCTGAAAAAAACTTTGAAATAGCTTTTATTCCCAAAGCAACTGGTAAAATAAATATTCCAGCCATTAAAATTCCATATTTTGATACAACAGATAAAAAATACAAAGAATTTGAAGTCCCTGCAAAAATGATAGAAGTAACAGGTTCTTCTAATGGAACAGTCATTCCATCAATATCTAATGTTCCACCTGTAAATAATACTCCTGCTGTTGTGCCAGCTTCATCAGCACCAGCAGAAAAAATAGATATATCTTCTATCCCAGATTCACAGATAGAAAAAATTAATAGTGCAGATAACAAGCTTATGATAGGAGTCATAATTCTCTCAATACTGGAGGCAGCTATTATTATTTTTCTTATACTAGATAGAAAAATATTAAAAAATTCCTCTATTCCAAAACTAAAACAAATGAAAAAAGCAAAAGATGATAAAGAGTTTTATAATCTTTATTGTGACCTTATGAAAGAAAAATTTGATTTCAGTCCAAAAGCTCATTTGGAAGATAAGTTAGTAAAAAATGGAGCCAGCGAAAAAATAATTGAGCTGAATAGAGATATTGAAAAGAAAATCTATGCTCTTGAACCATTAGATAGAAATGAAATACTGAGAACACTGAAAAAGGAGTTAAAAGAATGAAATATAATTATCTGACAATGGATATAAATATTGCTTACAGCATGTTAAATATGAAATTAAGAGATTTTTATTCATCTATTGAAGAGCTATGTGAAGATGAAGGTGTAGATAAAGAAGCTATCATCTCACGTTTTAAAGATAATGGATTTATTTACAATACTTCTACTAATCAATTTACAAATATGTAAAATGAAATTTAAGCATCTTTAATATATTTATCTTCTTAGATGCTATATTTTAATAATCAACTAATAAGGATTGATTCCTGTAATATACAGGAATTGATCCTTTTAATTTTATCTTAATTCCTCCATTAAAATAATTTATCTTTTTTTTATTTATGGCATTTTTTAATAATATTTACAGTATTCTGTTTAAAACTTTTTATTATTTTTTAATACTTATTATTTTATCGAAAATAAAATATTGAATTAATTAAAAAATCTAATATCATTTTAAAATTAATATTCTCTAAATATATAATATGTAATTGAATTTTTTATATTTTTCTGATATAATCCTACATTGAAATAAAGTTTAGTATTTATATATATTTTCTTTTCTTATCTCTTTTGATATACCAAATTTTATTATGTTTTTAACAAAATAATATATATGAGGAGCTGAAAATGAGTAACTTAAACAATCAAACGAACATTGAAAAGGATTCTGAATATTCTCTTTCTGCTGTTCCATCTTCAAAAAAAGCACAGGGATTATGGGCAGCAATGGTAGTATTGGTAGGATTTACATTCTTTACTCCCAGTATGACTGCTGGAGGAAATCTTGGTATTGGTATGAATATGACCAATTTCTTTTCTGCTATGATTATTGGAAATGCATTTCTTGGGGTATACTGTGGAACTTTAGGGTATATTGGACAAAAAACTGGACTTACTCTTGATCTTCTTGGACATCATTCTTTTGGTACAACTGGTTCTTTCCTGCCTTCTGCACTTATAAGCTTTACACAAATAGGTTGGTTTGGAGTAGGAGTTGCAATGTTTGCTATTCCTGTATCTGGTCTTACTGGAATTCCTGTTTGGATTCTTATTGTTATCACTGGTATTATAATGACACTTACTGCATATTATGGGATAAAAGCCTTGGCTGTCTTAGGTTCTATTGCTGTTCCTTTGATTGCTGTACTGGGAATTTTCTCATTAAACTGGGGAATAACAAAAGTTGGTGGATTTATGAATATCTTTCCAGAAAAACCTGAAGTACCTCTAAGCCTTGCCACTGGTATAGCTATTGTTGTTGGTTCTTTTATTTCAGGTGGAACTGCAACACCTAATTTCACTCGTTTTTCTAAAACTGCAAAAATAGCTGTTATAGCCACTGTAGTTGCTTTCTTTGTTGGAAACTCAATTATGATGATATTTGGTGCTGTAGGAGGAGCTGTTACTGGAGTTGCTGATATCTTTGATATACTTATTCTTCAAGGACTTGCAATTCCTGCTGTCATAACTTTGGGACTTAACATCTGGACTACTAATAATAATGCTCTGTATACTGCTGGACTTGGAGTTTCAAATATTACTAAAATACCTATGAAGCCAATGGTGCTTTTAGGTGGAGTAGTAGGAACTGTCACTGCTGTATGGTTATACTATAACTTCGTTGGATTTCTTAATTTATTAAGTGGTATGATTCCTCCAGTAGGTGCTGTTATTATTCTCCATTATTTTACTCACAAATCTGAATATGGAAATAAAAATTATAAATATAAAGATTTTAACTTTGCTGGTATTTTTGCTGTTATTGTTGGAGCTCTAATCGGTATATTTATTCCATGGGGAATAAAACCTTTAAATTCTCTTGTCAGTGCTGGTATAGTATTTATAATTCTTGACAATATGCTTAATAAAAAAAATAGCTAGGAGGTAATCAATGCTTATTAAAAATATATTTATTGAAAATAGTAAAACTGCTTCTGATATTCGTATAGAAGATGGTATATTTAAAACTATCTCTTCATCTCTTGAAGCTCTACCAGGAGAAGAGGTCATAGACTGCACTGGCAAGTCTGCTTTTCCCCCATTCATAGAAAGCCATGTACATCTCGATACATGTCTTACTGCTGGAGATCCTGTATGGAATATGTCTGGAACTCTTTTTGAAGGAATTGAATGCTGGTCTAAAAGAAAAGAAAAATTAAGTAAAGAAGATGTTAAAGATCGTGCTCGCCGTGCTATAAAGATGCAGGCTTCTAATGGTATACAGCATGTACGTACTCATGTAGATGTTACTGATCCTACACTTATTGCCATGGAAGGAATGCTGGAACTTAAAGATGAACTAAAAGATTTTGTAAATATACAAATAGTTGCATTTCCTCAAGAGGGTATATTAAGTTATCCCAATGGAAAGCAGCTTTTAGAAAATGCTGTAAAAATGGGAGCTGACTGTGTAGGTGCTATTCCTCACTTTGAATTTACTCGTGAATATGCAGTGGAAAGTGTTAATTTCTGTATGGAGCTTGCTGAAAAGTATGGACGTTTGGTAGATGTCCACTGTGATGAGATAGATGATGAACAGTCAAAAGGACTGGAAGTATTAGCCTGTCGTGCTCTTGAAAGTGGTATGAAAGATATGGTGACTGCCAGCCATACTACTGCTATGCATAGTTACAATAATGCTTATTGCAGTAAATTATTTCGTCTTTTAGGAATGAGTGATATCAATTTTGTATGTAATCCTCTTGTTAATACACACCTGCAAGGAAGATTTGATACTTACCCTAAACGTCGTGGAGTTACACGTGTGAAAGAACTTCTTGCCAATGGAAATAATGTTTCTATGGGACATGATGATATATTTGATCCTTGGTATCCTCTTGGAGATGGAAATATGATGACTGTAGTACATATGGGACTTCATGTATGTCAAATGATGGGATATGAAGAAATTCTTAACAGTTACAAACTTATTACTCATAATGCAGCACGTACTCTTCATCTTGGAAACTCTTATGGTATCAAGGAAGGAAATCCTGCCAGCTTTATAGTATTAAATAATGATAATTTCTATAATGCATTAAATAAACAAAGTGAAGTATTATACAGCTTCAACCGTGGAAGACTTATAGCTTCTGCTGTTCCAGCAGTTAAAAAAATATTATTCTAAAATAAAATGAGGGTAATTTCTTATTAGAAATATAGTTTTAGAATTTTTAATTGGATGACTTAGAAATAGACATATGATTTTAAAATTTTCCAGTAGAAATATTTGTTATTAATTTTGTTCCTAAAACTAAAAACAGTAAACTCACGTTGTTCAAACATACTGTTTTTTACGTTTTATTCACTTCATTAATTACACAAATATTTCTAATTTCCAAATTCTTAAAATCTAATCTAGCTTTTTAGTCATCCTTTATCTAAAATTTAATCTAATTGTAGTTCCCTCATTTTTTATTTTACAATATATATAAATTCCTGACATGGATAATCAAATACAGTTATGAGCCTTCCTTCTGAAAAACCAGCTTTTTTATATAATTTTCTGGCATTTTCTCCTTTTTCATCTCCAGCTCTATAAGTAATCACAGTCACTTTGGTTCCTAGTGGAAATAATGAAATAACTTTTTTCACAAGTTTTAATCCTATCCCTTTACTTCTATGCTCTGGATTTACTGCTAAAAAACTAATTTCTTTTTCTTCATATGAGAAAGCCAAAGCTCCTACTACTTTTTCTCCATCTTTTATTACCAAAGTTTCTTTCTTCTCTATTTTCTCAATTAATATATTTTTATAACATTTTAAATCCAATCCTGGAAAATTTCCACTTACAATTTTTACAAGCTCTATCCAGCTTTTAAAATCATTCTTTTCTCCAAATACAGCTTCCATAATTTTCTCCATTTACTTTAGCTTATTTTTTCATAATTTCTTCTACTTCATAATAGTACTTAGGCATCTTATCTCCCAATCTTCTTGCACCATCAGCAGTAATTACAAAATCTCCTTCATACCTCATTCCACCAAATCCAAAATATTCCTCTATTTTATCGTAGTTCAAATATTCCATAAATTTCCCTGCTGCTTTCCATCTTTTTACAAGTTCTGGAATGAAATATATTCCTGGTTCTATAGTAAATACATATCCTTCTTTTAATACTCTTGCAAGTCTTAAAGATTTTAATCCAAACTGCATATCCCTTGGAAAACTTTCATATCCTACAAGATCTTCTCCCAGATTTTCCATATCATGTACATCTAATCCCAGCATATGTCCCAACCCATGTGGGAAAAATACAGCATGAGCTCCAGCTTTTACAGCTTCATCTGCATTACCTTTCATCAATCCTCTTTTTATCATTCCTTCAGTCAATACTTTTGAAACAGCTAAATGTACATCTTTGTAATTTATTCCTGGTCTTACCATTTCCTCTGCTTTTTCAAACATTTCTATCAATAGAGAATACATATCTTTCTGCTTATCACTATATTTTCCATTTACAGGAAAAGCAGTTGTCATATCTCCACAATAACCTTCTTTGCTCTTTGCTCCACAATCAAGAACAATCATATCTCCATCTTCTATTGTATTATCATATCCATGATTATGCAGAATATGTCCATTTTTAGTAAATATAGTAAAAAATGAAGTTTCTCCATAATATTTTTTTGTTACAGCTTCTATAGCTGCTACCACTTCATATTCTTTCATTCCAGCTTTTACAGTTTTCATAGCAGTAATATGCATTTCTTTTGTTATATTAACAGCTTTTTCTATTTCATCAATTTCTATTTGTGATTTTACATTTCTTTGCTCTATTATAGCTTTTATCAAATCTAAAGATGTGTATTCATCATACTTAAATGGATCCAACTCTAAAGCCTTGCTTAGCTTCATTATATTATCTGCTCTATATTGAGGAATTAAAAGAATTTCTCTTTTATCTTTTTTTAATTGAGCTGTAAATTTTTCAAACTCTGACATTTCAATAAAATTTTCTATTCCTACTTCTTCTGCATAAGTCTTAAGAAGTTTTTG
Above is a window of Fusobacterium varium DNA encoding:
- a CDS encoding ribosomal-protein-alanine acetyltransferase produces the protein MEAVFGEKNDFKSWIELVKIVSGNFPGLDLKCYKNILIEKIEKKETLVIKDGEKVVGALAFSYEEKEISFLAVNPEHRSKGIGLKLVKKVISLFPLGTKVTVITYRAGDEKGENARKLYKKAGFSEGRLITVFDYPCQEFIYIVK
- the codB gene encoding Cytosine permease, whose translation is MSNLNNQTNIEKDSEYSLSAVPSSKKAQGLWAAMVVLVGFTFFTPSMTAGGNLGIGMNMTNFFSAMIIGNAFLGVYCGTLGYIGQKTGLTLDLLGHHSFGTTGSFLPSALISFTQIGWFGVGVAMFAIPVSGLTGIPVWILIVITGIIMTLTAYYGIKALAVLGSIAVPLIAVLGIFSLNWGITKVGGFMNIFPEKPEVPLSLATGIAIVVGSFISGGTATPNFTRFSKTAKIAVIATVVAFFVGNSIMMIFGAVGGAVTGVADIFDILILQGLAIPAVITLGLNIWTTNNNALYTAGLGVSNITKIPMKPMVLLGGVVGTVTAVWLYYNFVGFLNLLSGMIPPVGAVIILHYFTHKSEYGNKNYKYKDFNFAGIFAVIVGALIGIFIPWGIKPLNSLVSAGIVFIILDNMLNKKNS
- the codA gene encoding Cytosine deaminase yields the protein MLIKNIFIENSKTASDIRIEDGIFKTISSSLEALPGEEVIDCTGKSAFPPFIESHVHLDTCLTAGDPVWNMSGTLFEGIECWSKRKEKLSKEDVKDRARRAIKMQASNGIQHVRTHVDVTDPTLIAMEGMLELKDELKDFVNIQIVAFPQEGILSYPNGKQLLENAVKMGADCVGAIPHFEFTREYAVESVNFCMELAEKYGRLVDVHCDEIDDEQSKGLEVLACRALESGMKDMVTASHTTAMHSYNNAYCSKLFRLLGMSDINFVCNPLVNTHLQGRFDTYPKRRGVTRVKELLANGNNVSMGHDDIFDPWYPLGDGNMMTVVHMGLHVCQMMGYEEILNSYKLITHNAARTLHLGNSYGIKEGNPASFIVLNNDNFYNALNKQSEVLYSFNRGRLIASAVPAVKKILF
- the pepP gene encoding Xaa-Pro aminopeptidase, whose amino-acid sequence is MILPGNNESPRNYKDNCYSFNQDSTFLYYFGMDIPSLIGVIDIDNNKEYIFGTDFTLDDIVWMGEQKLLKTYAEEVGIENFIEMSEFEKFTAQLKKDKREILLIPQYRADNIMKLSKALELDPFKYDEYTSLDLIKAIIEQRNVKSQIEIDEIEKAVNITKEMHITAMKTVKAGMKEYEVVAAIEAVTKKYYGETSFFTIFTKNGHILHNHGYDNTIEDGDMIVLDCGAKSKEGYCGDMTTAFPVNGKYSDKQKDMYSLLIEMFEKAEEMVRPGINYKDVHLAVSKVLTEGMIKRGLMKGNADEAVKAGAHAVFFPHGLGHMLGLDVHDMENLGEDLVGYESFPRDMQFGLKSLRLARVLKEGYVFTIEPGIYFIPELVKRWKAAGKFMEYLNYDKIEEYFGFGGMRYEGDFVITADGARRLGDKMPKYYYEVEEIMKK